AAGGTTTGCGTAGGCCGCGTACGCCGCAACAAGCTTGTCGCCGCCCTTGCCCTGGTAAACGCGCTGCAAAGAAGCCAACTCCGAGCGGAATTTTTCCGCATTTTGGTCGTAAAGCTCATGGAATTCCGCCTGCCGCAGGATCTGAAACTTGCCGACATAGCGTTCCTGCGTCAGCATCATCTCGCGCAGGGTAATGGTAATGGTGGCTGCGGACAGATCGCTTCTGGCGATCTCCTCCTCCATGCGATGCATCGACCCCAGGCCGGTGACGGCATATATCAGCGCGGCCATCATACATATCCCGCAGAGGGCAAAACTGATGATCATCTTCTGGATCAGGCTCAAGCGAAAATGTCCGAGGAATGGCATGGCATCGGCCTCTAGTGCGCAAAATCCGTTCGGCGGCGCGGCATGGTAAGGGTACCCGACGACTACGGCTCGCCTATGGTAGTACAGAAACGGGGGCAAATGCAATTCATTGTCGCCGCATGCACGTCCACATGGCAAAAGACGTTGCATTGTGCCCGGCGCAGAGCTATATAAAAACCGCATGCACTTCCGCCATAACCAAACCAACAGAAAAGGATGCAACATTATGATCGAAAGACGACGTCCATCAGTCGGGACGATAGGTGTGCTGGCCGCCCTGATCCTGCTTTCCTCCGCCGGCGTACATGCGGAGGAAAATGTCTGCGGCCCGACCACGCCGAGCGAGGAGCATCTGTTCAATCTCCAACTGGAGAACGAAGGGCTCAAACTCAGAATCAAACAGCTTGAAACCGTCAAGACCATCTCAGCCGAACGTCTGCGTCAGAAAAAGGTCCAGCGCCTCCGGGAGATTGCCGCCGAGGTCAAGACCCAGCGTCAAACCACCAGCGATTTTCAGGGCTTCGTCAAATGGATGAGCACCAACCTGGCGGGCTACAACCGGTACATCCAGGCCGGTTCCTATGCGGCGGTTGCCGCCAGAATGCTCCCGATCCCCTACGCCGGGCAGGCTTCAATCTTCACCAAGTTCGTCACCCAGTTTACGGTGGCACTCAACAACGCCTCCGTTTCGGTCACCAATTACCTGAACTCATCCCAACGCTTCATCGCGCTGGTCGAGGTCATCGACCCGGCCAAACCGCTCGATGAGAAGGCAATAACCGAAGCATCCCATTTTGCCGATCAGAAACTGTTGAAAGACATGAACGATGCCCAAACAAAACTGGCTACGGTCGCCGACCTTTCGTCCGGCGCCCTCTCCTTCCTTGAGAGCGTGAACCACTACGCCAGCGGAACGGATGAATATTGGAACAAGGTCAAGGGGCTGATGAAAAAGGATGTCGACCCCAAGGAAAAAAGCTTCCTGTCGGAGAGTACCAGCAACCTCAAGACCCAGGCCAACCGGTTCAACGGCAAGCTGAGATCCTTCGAAGAGATCACGAAAAAGGAAGCGGCGAGCGTAAAATCCCTGGCGGTCTACGATGAGCTGGCCGCCGATCTTGTGGCCGCGAAATGAGCAACGAGACCGTTATGACCGCAAACCGCAGCACCTTCGACGACTTGGTGAATATCATGCGCCGCCTGCGCGGCCCCGGCGGCTGCCCCTGGGATGCCGAACAAACCCACGAGAGCCTGACGCGCTATCTGCTGGAAGAGACCTACGAAGTCATTGAGGCCATCGACGCAAAATCTCCAGAACATCTGAAAGAGGAGTTGGGCGACCTGTTGCTGCAACCGGTCTTTCATGCCGCAATTGCCGAAGAGGCGGGAGCGTTCGACATGGCCGACGTCATCCAGGAACTCTGCGACAAGCTCGTCAGACGCCATCCCCATGTCTTCGGCGACATGGAGATCCGTGACAGCGAGGCACAGGTAGAAAACTGGGAGCGCATCAAGAAGGCCGAAAAGGGGCAGGAGCGGCCATCGGCCCTGTCCGGCGTGCCCCCGCATCTACCGGCGTTGCTCAAGGCTCAGAAGATCACCGAAAAGGCCTCGCGGGTCGGTTTCGACTGGGAACATGCCGACCAGGTCTTTGCCAAGGTCATGGAAGAGTTGCACGAGTTTGAGGAGGCGTGGGACGGGGGCGATGAGACCCGCATGGAGGACGAGCTAGGCGACCTGCTGTTCGCCATCGTCAACCTGGGGCGTTTCCTGTCGCTCAATCCCGAGGAGGCCCTGCGCAAAACGATCAACCGCTTTCAACGGCGTTTCCGGTATGTGGAGGAAAATCTCCAGGGGCAGGGAAAGAAGATGAATGAGACCCCGCTTGCCGAC
The genomic region above belongs to Oryzomonas sagensis and contains:
- the mazG gene encoding nucleoside triphosphate pyrophosphohydrolase; this translates as MTANRSTFDDLVNIMRRLRGPGGCPWDAEQTHESLTRYLLEETYEVIEAIDAKSPEHLKEELGDLLLQPVFHAAIAEEAGAFDMADVIQELCDKLVRRHPHVFGDMEIRDSEAQVENWERIKKAEKGQERPSALSGVPPHLPALLKAQKITEKASRVGFDWEHADQVFAKVMEELHEFEEAWDGGDETRMEDELGDLLFAIVNLGRFLSLNPEEALRKTINRFQRRFRYVEENLQGQGKKMNETPLADMDILWEEAKKLE